In a single window of the Bacillus mycoides genome:
- a CDS encoding NEAT domain-containing protein yields MNRYFKIVVAMFLTIFTFVSTLQPLAVQAASQLADGEYSIGFKVLKDTSDEESMMNQYSVSPGTLKVKNGKKKVSFTLEHSSWITKFETEKSGQFVATNVISEDQEKDTRVVEFDVDDVEKVLNAKVKVDIDFLNYHHDYDVRIAFDQNSITPIHVEQPNEKEDPANKPDPNENPDPSQKPDQKPDPDQQPNSNTIKDGEYSIPFKVLKDQTDEESKMNTYMVNPGVLKVENGKKKAIVTLKNSSLIKNFQTEKDGAFADAKVVSEDKEKDTRVVEFEVDDLSKKLNTKVFIEVASQGYKQTHNVQLLFEQDKLEQIKNEEKQPEVEKPDTETIKDGEYSVPFKVLKDQTDEESKMNTYMVNPGVLKVENGKKKAIVTLKSSSLIKNFQTEKDGAFVDAKVVSEDKEKDTRVVEFEVNDLSKKLNTKVFIEMASRNYKQTHDVQLLFEQDKLEQIKNEEKPEVEKPEVEKPEVEKPEVEKPEVEKPEVEKPDAETIKDGEYSINFKTLKDQTDEISMMNTYTKSPGVLKVKDGKKYVSFTLTNSAWITKFEFDKNGSFVDANVLSEDTKADTRVVEVEVADLSKKLNAKVKVDIDSMNYHHFYDIQFAFDKDSIKPLDNQGGNDNQGGNNNQGGNNNQGGNDNQGGNDNQGGNDNQGGNDNQGGNDNQGGNNNQGGNDNQGGNNNQGNNTTIDPNALKDGEYSIGFKVLKDQTDEISMMNTYTKSPGVLKVKDGKKYVSFTLTNSTWITKFDFEKNGSFVNAKVLSENKEQNTRVVEVEVNDLSKKLNAKVKVDIDSMNYHHFYDVQFVFDQDSIKALGNQGGNDNQGGNDNQGGNDNQGGNNNQGGNDNKEGTNKPRVIIDPKNLIDGQYDITFKVLKDKTDELSKMHDYTVNPAKLIIKDGKKYIEMTLKNSAWITKFQTESNSLFADAKVVSEDKNANTRVVQFEVEDLFKKLNAKVKVDIDEMNYHHFYDVQIQFDTNNIGALGTIKEDPKKDPKNDPNNPVITPKVDNVKKVDNPDFNRNADDKKKKEDQKNDPKKEKNSKTADTAQLGLYMVLLLGSLALLVRKYRAGRL; encoded by the coding sequence TTGAACAGGTATTTTAAAATTGTTGTTGCAATGTTTCTAACGATTTTCACATTCGTATCAACGCTACAACCACTTGCAGTTCAAGCTGCTAGTCAACTAGCTGACGGTGAATACTCAATCGGTTTCAAAGTTCTTAAAGACACATCAGATGAAGAATCTATGATGAATCAATACTCTGTAAGTCCAGGAACTTTAAAAGTGAAGAATGGGAAAAAGAAAGTATCCTTTACGTTAGAACATAGTTCATGGATTACAAAGTTTGAAACCGAAAAAAGTGGTCAGTTTGTTGCGACAAATGTAATTAGTGAAGATCAAGAAAAAGATACAAGAGTCGTAGAATTTGATGTGGACGATGTAGAGAAGGTATTAAATGCGAAAGTAAAAGTAGACATTGATTTTTTAAATTATCATCATGACTATGATGTACGTATTGCATTTGATCAAAATAGTATTACACCGATTCATGTAGAACAACCAAATGAAAAAGAGGACCCAGCTAATAAGCCAGATCCAAATGAAAATCCGGATCCGAGTCAGAAGCCCGACCAAAAGCCTGATCCAGATCAACAACCAAATTCTAACACAATTAAAGATGGAGAGTACAGCATTCCATTTAAAGTGTTAAAAGATCAAACAGATGAAGAATCTAAGATGAATACTTACATGGTAAATCCAGGGGTATTAAAAGTAGAAAACGGTAAGAAAAAAGCAATTGTAACGTTAAAAAATAGCTCATTAATTAAAAATTTCCAAACGGAAAAAGATGGCGCATTTGCTGATGCAAAAGTAGTGAGTGAAGATAAAGAAAAAGATACAAGAGTAGTAGAGTTTGAAGTAGACGATTTATCTAAAAAACTAAATACAAAAGTATTTATTGAAGTGGCATCACAAGGTTACAAGCAAACACATAATGTACAACTTTTATTTGAACAGGATAAACTTGAACAAATTAAAAATGAAGAGAAACAACCGGAAGTAGAAAAACCAGATACTGAAACAATTAAAGATGGAGAGTACAGCGTTCCGTTTAAAGTGTTAAAAGATCAAACAGATGAAGAATCTAAGATGAATACTTACATGGTAAATCCAGGGGTATTAAAAGTAGAAAATGGTAAGAAAAAAGCAATTGTAACACTAAAAAGTAGCTCATTAATTAAAAATTTCCAAACGGAAAAAGATGGTGCGTTTGTTGATGCAAAAGTAGTGAGTGAAGATAAAGAAAAAGATACAAGAGTAGTAGAGTTTGAAGTAAACGACTTATCTAAAAAACTAAATACAAAAGTATTTATCGAAATGGCATCAAGAAACTATAAGCAAACACATGATGTGCAACTTTTATTTGAACAAGATAAGCTTGAACAAATTAAAAATGAAGAGAAACCAGAAGTAGAAAAACCAGAAGTAGAGAAACCAGAAGTAGAGAAACCAGAAGTAGAGAAACCGGAAGTAGAGAAGCCAGAAGTAGAAAAACCAGATGCTGAAACAATTAAAGATGGCGAATACAGCATCAATTTTAAAACATTAAAAGATCAAACAGATGAAATATCAATGATGAACACATATACAAAAAGTCCAGGTGTGTTAAAAGTAAAAGATGGTAAGAAGTATGTATCATTTACGTTAACGAATAGCGCTTGGATTACAAAGTTTGAATTTGATAAAAATGGTTCGTTTGTTGATGCGAATGTATTAAGTGAAGATACGAAAGCTGATACACGTGTAGTAGAAGTGGAAGTAGCAGATTTATCGAAAAAATTAAACGCAAAAGTAAAAGTCGACATCGATTCAATGAATTATCATCATTTCTATGATATTCAATTTGCATTTGATAAAGATAGCATTAAACCGTTAGATAACCAAGGCGGAAATGATAACCAAGGCGGAAACAACAACCAAGGCGGAAACAACAACCAAGGCGGAAACGACAACCAAGGTGGAAACGACAACCAAGGCGGAAACGACAACCAAGGCGGAAACGACAACCAAGGCGGAAATGATAACCAAGGTGGAAACAACAACCAAGGCGGAAACGACAACCAAGGTGGAAACAACAACCAAGGCAATAATACAACAATTGATCCAAACGCTCTTAAAGACGGTGAATACAGCATTGGCTTTAAAGTATTAAAAGATCAAACAGATGAAATATCAATGATGAATACATACACAAAAAGCCCAGGTGTATTGAAAGTAAAAGATGGTAAGAAATATGTATCGTTTACATTAACAAATAGTACATGGATTACAAAGTTTGATTTTGAGAAGAATGGCTCGTTCGTTAATGCAAAAGTATTAAGTGAAAATAAAGAGCAAAATACAAGAGTAGTAGAAGTAGAAGTAAATGATTTGTCTAAAAAATTAAATGCAAAAGTAAAAGTAGATATTGATTCAATGAATTATCACCATTTCTACGATGTTCAATTTGTATTTGATCAAGATAGTATCAAAGCTTTAGGGAACCAAGGTGGAAACGATAACCAAGGCGGAAACGACAACCAAGGTGGAAACGATAACCAAGGTGGAAATAATAACCAAGGCGGAAATGATAACAAAGAGGGAACTAACAAACCGAGAGTAATAATTGATCCAAAAAATTTAATAGATGGTCAATATGACATTACATTTAAAGTGTTAAAAGACAAGACAGATGAGCTTTCGAAGATGCATGACTATACTGTAAATCCAGCGAAATTGATCATAAAAGATGGTAAAAAGTACATTGAAATGACGTTGAAAAATAGTGCGTGGATTACGAAATTCCAAACTGAAAGCAATAGTCTTTTTGCTGATGCAAAAGTAGTAAGTGAAGATAAAAATGCAAATACGCGAGTAGTACAATTTGAAGTAGAAGATTTATTTAAAAAATTAAATGCAAAAGTGAAAGTAGACATTGATGAGATGAACTACCATCATTTCTACGATGTCCAAATTCAATTTGATACAAATAATATTGGTGCGTTAGGAACAATTAAAGAGGATCCAAAAAAAGATCCGAAAAATGATCCGAACAATCCAGTGATTACACCGAAAGTAGATAATGTAAAAAAAGTAGATAATCCTGATTTTAACCGAAATGCAGATGATAAGAAGAAAAAAGAAGATCAAAAAAATGATCCAAAAAAAGAGAAAAACTCAAAAACGGCAGATACAGCACAACTAGGTTTATACATGGTGCTACTGCTCGGTTCACTTGCTTTACTAGTTCGCAAATATAGAGCAGGTAGATTGTAA
- the isdG gene encoding heme oxygenase, with translation MIIVTNTTKITKGNGHKLIERFNKVGKVETMSGFLGLEVLLTHNTVDYDEVTISTRWNAKEDFQGWTKSSAFKDAHSHQGGMPDYILDNKIAYYDVKVVRMPMAAAQ, from the coding sequence ATGATTATTGTTACAAATACAACTAAAATTACAAAGGGAAATGGCCATAAATTAATTGAGCGTTTTAATAAAGTAGGTAAAGTCGAAACAATGTCAGGATTTTTAGGATTAGAAGTTCTTTTAACGCACAATACAGTTGATTATGATGAAGTAACAATTAGCACTCGCTGGAATGCAAAAGAAGATTTCCAAGGTTGGACAAAGAGCTCAGCATTTAAAGATGCTCACTCACATCAAGGCGGGATGCCAGACTATATTCTTGATAATAAAATTGCTTACTATGATGTAAAAGTTGTACGTATGCCAATGGCTGCAGCACAGTAA
- a CDS encoding class I SAM-dependent rRNA methyltransferase, translating into MRSEVTIKIKPKFIKEIKSGYPLILKDAIQNLNDVREEGTIINVVDEKNQFIGKGYYGKQNKGYGWILTRKEKEEVNQSFFESKIKSALHKRKHFYKSNDTTAFRALNGEGDGLGGLIIDYYDGYYVISWYSEGVYTFRDEIIAALQKVANFKGIYEKKRFDTKGKYIEGDDFVAGERGEFPLIVKENGVNFAVYLNDGAMVGVFLDQRNVRKQIRDKYAKGRTVLNMFSYTGAFSVFAALGGASKTTSVDLANRSLSKTIEQFSVNEIDYEAQDIIVEDVFLYFKYAAKKKMKFDMVVLDPPSFARSKKYTFSAAKDYKNLLKETIAITENNGIIVASTNCSAFDMKKFNGFIDTAFKEMNGKYKILEEHSLPEDFRTIDQFKEGDYLKVVFIEKIKG; encoded by the coding sequence ATGCGATCTGAAGTAACTATAAAAATAAAGCCGAAGTTTATAAAAGAAATTAAAAGTGGATATCCACTTATTTTAAAAGATGCAATTCAAAATTTAAATGATGTACGTGAAGAAGGAACAATCATCAATGTAGTAGATGAGAAGAACCAATTCATTGGAAAAGGCTATTATGGAAAACAAAATAAAGGGTATGGTTGGATTTTAACGAGAAAAGAGAAGGAGGAAGTGAATCAATCTTTCTTTGAAAGTAAAATCAAATCTGCTTTACATAAACGAAAACATTTTTATAAATCAAATGATACAACAGCATTCCGTGCCCTGAATGGTGAGGGCGATGGCCTTGGTGGTTTAATCATCGATTATTATGACGGCTATTACGTAATAAGTTGGTATAGTGAAGGGGTTTATACTTTCCGCGATGAGATTATAGCAGCACTTCAAAAAGTAGCGAACTTTAAAGGCATTTATGAGAAAAAGCGTTTTGATACGAAAGGGAAATACATTGAAGGTGATGATTTTGTCGCAGGAGAGCGCGGTGAGTTCCCACTTATCGTAAAAGAGAACGGTGTAAACTTTGCTGTATATTTAAATGACGGGGCGATGGTTGGTGTGTTTTTAGATCAGCGTAACGTTCGAAAACAAATTCGTGATAAATATGCAAAAGGAAGAACAGTTTTAAATATGTTCTCTTATACTGGGGCTTTCTCTGTATTTGCAGCGCTTGGCGGTGCAAGTAAAACAACAAGTGTGGACCTTGCAAATCGTAGTTTAAGTAAAACGATTGAGCAGTTTAGTGTAAATGAAATTGATTATGAAGCACAAGATATTATTGTAGAAGATGTATTTCTGTATTTCAAATATGCAGCTAAGAAAAAGATGAAATTTGATATGGTTGTACTTGATCCCCCAAGCTTTGCACGCTCGAAAAAATATACGTTCAGTGCGGCGAAAGATTATAAAAACTTATTAAAAGAAACAATTGCCATTACAGAAAATAACGGTATTATCGTTGCTTCTACAAATTGTAGCGCATTCGATATGAAAAAGTTTAATGGCTTTATCGATACAGCATTTAAAGAAATGAACGGTAAATATAAAATATTAGAAGAACATTCTTTACCAGAAGATTTCCGTACAATTGATCAATTTAAAGAGGGAGACTATTTAAAAGTAGTTTTCATCGAAAAAATTAAAGGTTAA
- a CDS encoding ABC transporter ATP-binding protein, translating to MEIKNVTFSYDNVTDRLKSVSSEIEIGKITTIIGPNGCGKSTLLGVMSRNHNPRSGEVILDGKAISQYKPKEFARKLAVVHQQNEAPADMTVEKLTSFGRMPHKNIFSSQTDEDREAIERALACTNLLSKRDKEIHALSGGERQRVWIAMTLAQKTPMLFLDEPTTYLDIYYQLEILELVKELNEAQGLTIVMVLHDINQAIRYSDHIIVMKDGEIVTKGKPNDVVTESMIKTIYGVDVVVKQDEDTGLYMVPMGI from the coding sequence ATGGAAATTAAAAATGTAACCTTTTCGTACGATAATGTAACGGATCGATTAAAGTCGGTTAGTAGTGAAATAGAGATTGGTAAAATTACAACAATTATTGGACCAAACGGTTGCGGGAAATCAACATTACTTGGTGTGATGTCAAGAAATCACAATCCTCGTAGTGGAGAGGTAATACTTGATGGGAAGGCAATTAGCCAATATAAACCGAAAGAGTTTGCTAGAAAGTTAGCCGTTGTCCATCAACAAAATGAAGCACCGGCAGATATGACGGTAGAGAAATTAACAAGCTTTGGCCGTATGCCTCATAAAAATATATTTTCTTCGCAAACTGATGAAGATAGAGAAGCAATAGAAAGGGCTTTAGCATGTACGAATTTGCTAAGTAAACGTGATAAGGAAATTCATGCTTTATCTGGTGGAGAAAGACAGCGTGTTTGGATTGCCATGACGTTAGCTCAGAAGACGCCAATGCTCTTTTTAGATGAACCGACAACATATTTAGATATTTATTATCAACTTGAAATATTAGAGTTAGTAAAAGAATTAAATGAAGCACAAGGATTGACAATCGTTATGGTATTACACGATATTAATCAGGCGATTCGCTATAGTGATCATATCATTGTTATGAAAGACGGCGAAATTGTTACAAAAGGCAAGCCGAATGATGTTGTGACAGAAAGTATGATAAAGACGATATACGGTGTAGATGTCGTTGTAAAGCAAGATGAAGATACAGGATTGTATATGGTCCCAATGGGTATTTAA
- a CDS encoding NEAT domain-containing protein → MFKQFKMIIAVFAVLFTFIATLGLQDAKAATQLADGKYNIAFTVWKGDKDESSRMNSYFESPATLTVKDGKQYVSFKVKDSTSIKSLQVEKNGQFVEATVLSENTKENTRVVEFEVADLSKKLNGKVKINIPIINYNASYDIRFVFDGNSIK, encoded by the coding sequence ATGTTTAAACAATTTAAAATGATTATTGCCGTATTTGCTGTCTTATTTACGTTTATAGCAACACTAGGGTTACAAGATGCAAAAGCTGCTACACAACTAGCTGATGGAAAATATAATATTGCTTTTACTGTATGGAAAGGCGATAAAGATGAATCATCTAGAATGAATAGTTATTTTGAAAGTCCGGCAACATTAACAGTTAAAGATGGAAAACAATATGTTTCATTCAAAGTGAAAGATAGTACTTCTATTAAAAGTTTACAAGTAGAAAAAAATGGTCAATTCGTAGAAGCTACTGTGTTAAGTGAAAATACAAAAGAGAATACTAGAGTTGTAGAATTTGAAGTTGCTGACTTGTCAAAAAAACTAAATGGCAAGGTGAAAATTAATATCCCAATTATTAATTATAACGCTTCATATGATATTCGTTTTGTATTTGATGGGAACAGCATTAAATAA
- the srtB gene encoding class B sortase translates to MSSKKERKKNSFFQRILTVVFLGTFFYSVYELGDIFMDYYENRKVMAEAQNIYEKSPMEEQSQDGEVRKQFKVLQQINQEIVGWITMDDTQINYPIVQAKDNDYYLFRNYKGEDMRAGSIFMDYRNDVKSQNRNTILYGHRMKDGSMFGSLKKMLDEDFFMSHRKLYYDTLFEGYDLEVFSVYTTTTDFYYIETDFSSDTEYTSFLEKIQEKSLYKTDTKVTESDQIVTLSTCDYALDPEAGRLVVHAKLVKRH, encoded by the coding sequence TTGAGTAGCAAAAAAGAAAGGAAGAAGAATTCTTTTTTTCAACGAATACTTACAGTTGTTTTTTTAGGTACCTTTTTCTATTCAGTATATGAATTAGGTGATATTTTCATGGATTACTATGAAAATCGTAAAGTAATGGCCGAAGCACAAAACATTTATGAAAAAAGTCCGATGGAAGAGCAATCACAAGACGGGGAAGTACGTAAACAGTTCAAAGTTCTGCAGCAAATTAACCAAGAAATAGTTGGATGGATTACGATGGATGATACACAAATTAATTATCCAATCGTTCAAGCAAAAGACAATGATTACTATTTATTTCGAAATTATAAAGGTGAAGATATGAGAGCAGGAAGCATTTTTATGGACTATCGTAATGATGTGAAATCTCAAAATCGAAATACTATTTTATATGGTCACCGTATGAAAGATGGTTCTATGTTTGGAAGTTTAAAGAAAATGTTGGATGAAGATTTCTTCATGTCGCATCGTAAATTATATTACGATACATTATTTGAAGGATATGATCTTGAAGTGTTTTCGGTGTATACAACAACAACTGATTTTTATTACATTGAAACGGATTTTAGTAGTGATACGGAATACACATCATTTTTGGAGAAAATTCAAGAAAAATCGCTGTACAAAACGGATACAAAAGTGACAGAAAGTGATCAAATCGTAACACTCTCGACGTGTGACTATGCACTTGATCCAGAAGCGGGAAGATTAGTAGTACATGCGAAACTAGTAAAAAGACATTAA
- a CDS encoding response regulator transcription factor: protein MSHHILLVEDDISIQEMVETYLVKEGFQVTIASDGEEGVNAFLKGSFDLIILDIMMPKLDGLEVVRIIREKSAVPILMMSAKDTDVDKAVGLGLGADDYICKPFSMIELAARVKAGIRRSTKYSAVESKDEAIQIGDLIIDPINFTVEKKGRQLKLTLKEFEILKLFVKNQNRVFTKAQIYTLVWNEEYYGDDNVINVHMRRLREKIESDPSNPEYIKTLWGIGYKLEVM, encoded by the coding sequence ATGTCACATCATATTTTATTAGTTGAAGATGACATCTCAATTCAAGAGATGGTTGAAACATATTTAGTAAAAGAAGGTTTTCAAGTTACAATCGCATCTGATGGAGAAGAAGGAGTTAACGCATTTTTAAAAGGTTCATTTGATTTGATTATCCTCGATATTATGATGCCAAAGTTAGACGGCTTAGAGGTTGTGCGAATCATTCGAGAAAAAAGTGCCGTTCCGATTTTAATGATGTCAGCGAAAGATACAGATGTTGATAAAGCTGTTGGATTAGGACTTGGAGCAGATGATTACATTTGTAAGCCGTTTTCTATGATTGAACTAGCTGCACGTGTAAAAGCGGGTATTCGGAGATCTACAAAGTATTCGGCTGTGGAATCAAAAGATGAGGCCATTCAGATTGGTGATTTAATAATTGACCCAATTAATTTTACTGTGGAGAAAAAGGGAAGACAGCTTAAACTTACTTTAAAAGAATTTGAGATTTTAAAGCTATTCGTGAAGAATCAAAATCGTGTTTTTACGAAAGCACAAATATATACGCTTGTTTGGAATGAAGAATATTATGGTGATGATAATGTTATTAATGTTCATATGAGAAGATTACGTGAGAAAATTGAAAGTGATCCATCTAATCCAGAATATATTAAAACATTATGGGGCATCGGCTATAAGTTGGAAGTGATGTAG
- the isdC gene encoding heme uptake protein IsdC: MRKFSVLPAFIMTFVCMLAFLVVPFGQASANVADGTYDINYVIQKAENDSASMANDYFEKPAKLIVKNGEMRVQIPMNHSAWITEFKAPENGNFVDAKVVSKDESADKRTVEFKIDDLSKPAAVKIHVVVPNVNYDHNYTIRFAFDANVKAVGGENKETAATKNEDQTQKNTQVKEEVKKEESKETNKETSKETNKDVNKGTNESGKAEKTDNPKTSDEARIGLFAALLLISGVFLVRKVKLGK; encoded by the coding sequence ATGAGAAAGTTTTCGGTATTACCCGCTTTTATTATGACATTCGTATGTATGCTAGCTTTTCTCGTAGTGCCATTCGGACAAGCTTCGGCAAATGTAGCTGACGGTACTTACGATATTAACTATGTCATACAAAAAGCAGAAAATGATTCAGCTTCAATGGCAAATGATTATTTTGAAAAACCAGCTAAGTTAATTGTAAAAAATGGTGAGATGAGAGTACAAATTCCTATGAATCATAGTGCTTGGATTACAGAATTTAAAGCACCAGAGAACGGGAACTTTGTTGATGCAAAAGTTGTTAGTAAAGATGAATCTGCAGATAAAAGAACTGTAGAGTTTAAAATAGACGACTTATCTAAACCAGCAGCTGTAAAAATTCATGTTGTTGTACCGAACGTAAATTATGACCATAACTACACAATTCGCTTTGCGTTTGATGCAAATGTAAAAGCAGTAGGTGGAGAGAATAAGGAAACTGCTGCAACAAAAAATGAAGATCAAACTCAAAAAAATACACAAGTAAAAGAAGAAGTGAAGAAAGAAGAGAGCAAAGAAACAAACAAAGAAACAAGCAAAGAAACAAACAAAGATGTAAATAAAGGAACAAATGAAAGTGGGAAAGCTGAAAAAACAGATAACCCAAAAACAAGTGATGAAGCACGTATCGGATTATTTGCAGCATTACTTCTTATTTCAGGTGTTTTCTTAGTTCGTAAAGTGAAGTTAGGTAAATAA
- a CDS encoding YwbE family protein: MNGQKRSNISSGLEVDIVLKQDQRTGKLTRGIVKDILTNSPSHPHGIKVRLQDGQVGRVQNIIQ; encoded by the coding sequence ATGAACGGGCAAAAACGATCTAACATTTCATCAGGTCTTGAAGTCGATATTGTATTAAAACAAGATCAACGTACAGGTAAGCTAACAAGAGGAATTGTAAAAGATATTTTAACGAACTCACCTTCACATCCGCACGGCATTAAAGTAAGATTGCAAGACGGACAGGTTGGCAGAGTACAAAATATTATTCAATAA
- the isdE gene encoding heme ABC transporter substrate-binding protein IsdE — protein MKKIASVLMAIILLVSIAGCQAPKKETAKQVKSEGKERIVATTVAVTEIMDALEVDLIGVPTSTKDLPKRYKGLPEVGNPMSPDMEKVKSLKPSEVLSVTTLEYELKPVFDGVGMKANFLDLTSLKNMQNSISNLGKQYGREKQAEAAVTKLDNKVAEIQKAVKGKKEPTVLILLGVPGSYLVATEHSYIGDLVKQLGGKNIVQGEQVEYLASNTEYLKKADPDIILRAAHGMPDEVVKMFDKEFKTNDIWKHFAAVKNNRVYDLEERLFGTTGNLAATEALDELKKMMYP, from the coding sequence GTGAAGAAAATTGCAAGTGTACTAATGGCTATCATTTTATTAGTGAGTATAGCTGGATGCCAGGCGCCCAAAAAAGAAACAGCGAAGCAGGTAAAGAGTGAGGGTAAAGAGAGGATTGTCGCAACGACAGTTGCTGTTACTGAAATTATGGATGCGTTAGAAGTAGATTTAATTGGTGTACCAACAAGTACTAAAGATTTACCAAAGAGATATAAAGGTTTACCTGAAGTTGGGAATCCGATGAGTCCTGATATGGAAAAGGTAAAATCATTAAAGCCGTCAGAAGTATTATCCGTGACAACACTTGAATATGAATTAAAGCCAGTTTTTGATGGTGTAGGTATGAAAGCAAACTTTTTAGATCTAACAAGTTTAAAAAATATGCAAAATTCCATTAGTAATTTAGGTAAGCAATATGGACGTGAAAAGCAGGCTGAAGCAGCTGTAACTAAGTTAGATAACAAGGTTGCAGAGATTCAAAAAGCAGTAAAGGGAAAGAAAGAACCGACAGTGCTTATTTTATTAGGTGTACCGGGGAGTTATTTAGTAGCAACAGAGCATTCTTATATTGGAGATTTAGTGAAACAATTAGGTGGTAAAAACATTGTACAAGGTGAACAAGTAGAGTATTTAGCTTCTAATACAGAGTATTTAAAAAAAGCTGATCCAGACATTATTTTACGAGCGGCACATGGTATGCCTGATGAAGTTGTAAAAATGTTTGATAAAGAATTTAAAACAAATGATATTTGGAAACACTTCGCTGCAGTTAAAAATAATCGTGTTTACGATTTAGAAGAGCGTTTATTTGGAACGACAGGAAATTTAGCAGCGACTGAAGCGCTAGATGAATTGAAAAAAATGATGTATCCGTGA
- a CDS encoding FecCD family ABC transporter permease has translation MNKKFWSFFIVTVLLIIMTLLSATKGSLEVGIIDLVQGIFTGANEDVEVIKDLRFPRIIIALFTGAALAVSGVLFQAVMKNPLADAGVIGISSGASFMTLVIITLFPQFFFWTPVFAFLGGAFACYLVYSFSWKSGLSPLRIILIGIAINAMFTGLNESFITICGYFIKSIKQTTTSNITMKTWGDVEIMVTYGTIGLILALFVGAWCNLLSLQDKTAKNLGLHVTRVRLIISAIAVLLAAVSTAIAGVIAFVGLLVPHISRQLVGSDHKVLIPFSALAGALLILTADTIGRLIVPPNEIPAATIMAVIGGPFLIFLLRKSDKVHGN, from the coding sequence ATGAATAAAAAATTTTGGAGTTTCTTTATTGTTACTGTATTACTCATCATTATGACTTTGTTGTCAGCGACGAAAGGTAGTTTAGAAGTAGGTATTATTGACCTTGTACAAGGAATATTTACAGGGGCAAATGAAGATGTTGAAGTGATTAAAGATTTACGTTTCCCACGTATTATTATTGCACTATTTACTGGAGCAGCTCTTGCTGTTTCGGGCGTGCTCTTCCAAGCTGTCATGAAAAATCCACTTGCTGATGCTGGGGTAATCGGGATATCTTCAGGAGCAAGTTTTATGACACTTGTTATTATTACGCTATTCCCGCAATTCTTTTTCTGGACGCCGGTATTCGCCTTTCTAGGTGGTGCGTTTGCGTGTTATCTCGTTTATTCGTTTTCATGGAAATCAGGATTAAGTCCGCTTCGCATTATTTTAATTGGTATTGCCATTAATGCGATGTTCACTGGATTAAATGAATCGTTCATTACGATTTGTGGATACTTCATTAAGAGTATTAAGCAAACGACGACTTCTAATATAACGATGAAGACGTGGGGCGATGTAGAAATAATGGTTACTTATGGAACAATTGGTCTTATTCTTGCACTGTTTGTCGGAGCTTGGTGTAACTTATTATCTCTACAAGATAAGACTGCAAAAAACTTAGGCTTGCACGTGACGAGAGTTCGTCTTATTATTTCTGCCATTGCAGTACTCTTAGCAGCAGTATCAACAGCGATTGCAGGTGTTATTGCTTTCGTAGGATTACTCGTTCCGCACATTTCAAGACAACTAGTCGGTTCGGATCATAAAGTATTAATTCCATTTTCTGCTCTTGCAGGAGCGTTATTAATTTTGACGGCGGATACGATTGGAAGGTTAATTGTGCCACCTAACGAAATTCCAGCAGCGACGATTATGGCAGTTATTGGTGGCCCATTCTTAATATTCTTGCTTAGAAAGAGTGATAAAGTTCATGGAAATTAA